Proteins from one Mycobacterium adipatum genomic window:
- a CDS encoding UDP-N-acetylmuramoyl-L-alanyl-D-glutamate--2,6-diaminopimelate ligase: protein MKLRPSQPCGELLGPLAQRIGVPAVGVDARVTGVTLRSQDVRPGDLFAALPGAAAHGARFAADAVAAGALAVLTDQAGADQLPADLGVPVLVHPEPRAVLGALAAGVYGHPSRTLRVIGVTGTSGKTTTTYLVEAGLRAAGRSAGLIGTVGVRIDGRDVPSSLTTPEAPDLQALLAVMVERGVDTVVMEVSSHALTLGRVDGTDFEVGGFTNLSRDHLDFHPTMQDYLDAKARLFEPGSPTHAAHAVVCVDDDWGRQIAQRSTSPVRVSAGGADADWTVDAVRAVGRGGQEFVAVDPAGVHHTLRIALPGRYNIANALLAVALLDAVGVSPEQGAPGLRTAAVPGRLESIERGQDFLALVDYAHKPGALEAVLQTLREQARGRLAVVIGAGGNRDAGKREPMGRVAAELADLVVVTDDNPRDEDPAAIRAAVLAGTAGQRGEVVEIGDRRAAIEHAVAWARPGDVVLVAGKGHESGQTSRGVTRPFDDRVELADALEGLTR, encoded by the coding sequence ATGAAACTGCGTCCCTCCCAACCCTGCGGTGAGCTGCTCGGACCGCTGGCCCAGCGGATCGGGGTTCCGGCGGTGGGCGTCGACGCCCGGGTGACCGGGGTGACGCTGCGCAGCCAGGATGTCCGACCGGGTGATCTGTTCGCCGCCCTGCCCGGTGCCGCCGCGCACGGTGCCCGGTTCGCCGCCGATGCCGTCGCCGCCGGCGCGCTGGCGGTGCTGACCGATCAGGCGGGCGCCGACCAGCTGCCTGCCGATCTGGGGGTGCCGGTGCTGGTGCATCCCGAGCCCCGCGCGGTACTCGGCGCACTGGCCGCCGGCGTCTATGGGCACCCGTCCCGCACGCTGCGCGTCATCGGGGTGACCGGTACCTCCGGGAAGACGACCACCACATATCTGGTCGAGGCGGGTCTGCGGGCCGCCGGGCGATCCGCGGGTTTGATCGGCACCGTCGGGGTGCGCATCGACGGACGCGATGTGCCCAGCTCACTGACCACCCCGGAAGCCCCCGACCTGCAGGCGCTGCTGGCGGTCATGGTCGAGCGTGGGGTGGACACCGTGGTGATGGAGGTGTCCAGTCACGCGTTGACCTTGGGCCGCGTCGACGGGACGGATTTCGAGGTCGGTGGATTCACCAACCTGTCCCGCGACCACCTGGATTTCCATCCCACGATGCAGGACTATCTGGACGCCAAGGCCCGGTTGTTCGAACCCGGTTCGCCGACCCATGCCGCGCACGCCGTGGTGTGCGTCGACGACGACTGGGGCCGTCAGATCGCGCAGCGGTCCACCTCACCGGTGCGGGTCAGCGCGGGCGGTGCGGACGCGGACTGGACGGTCGACGCGGTGCGCGCGGTGGGCCGGGGCGGCCAGGAGTTCGTCGCCGTCGACCCGGCCGGCGTGCATCACACGCTGCGGATCGCACTGCCCGGGCGCTACAACATCGCCAACGCCCTGCTCGCGGTGGCGCTGCTCGACGCGGTCGGCGTCTCACCCGAGCAGGGTGCGCCCGGCCTGCGGACCGCCGCGGTGCCGGGCCGGTTGGAGAGCATCGAGCGCGGACAGGATTTCCTGGCTCTGGTGGACTACGCGCACAAACCGGGCGCACTGGAAGCGGTGCTGCAGACGTTGCGTGAACAGGCCCGGGGACGGCTGGCGGTGGTGATCGGCGCCGGCGGTAACCGCGACGCGGGCAAACGTGAGCCGATGGGTCGGGTCGCCGCGGAACTGGCCGATCTGGTCGTGGTCACCGATGACAATCCGCGCGATGAGGATCCGGCGGCCATCCGGGCCGCCGTCCTGGCCGGTACCGCCGGGCAACGCGGCGAGGTCGTCGAGATCGGGGACCGCCGCGCGGCCATCGAGCACGCCGTCGCGTGGGCGCGTCCCGGTGATGTGGTGTTGGTCGCCGGGAAGGGCCACGAGTCGGGGCAGACCAGCCGCGGGGTCACCCGGCCCTTCGATGACCGGGTGGAGCTCGCCGACGCATTGGAAGGGCTGACCCGGTGA
- a CDS encoding alpha-(1->6)-mannopyranosyltransferase A has product MTTPASIESTERGLRAQAAKLLVFAASPAARPARLGFLGAALITAGGLGAGSTRLHDPLLESLHMSWLRFGHGLVLSSVLLWGGVALMLLAWMWLGRRVVDGTATQYTMLATTAFWLTPLLLSAPVFSRDTYSYLAQGALLRDGFDPYVVGPIENQNSLLDDVSPIWTTTTAPYGPAFILVAKFVTMIVGNNVVEGTMLLRLCMLPGLALLIWATPRIARHIGANSAAALWICVLNPLVIIHLMGGVHNEMLMVGLMMAAIALTFGGRPIVGVGFIATAVAVKATAGIALPFMVWVWMRRLRDTRGYRPVPAFAFATAASIAIFGAVFAVLSLLAGVGLGWLTALAGSVKIINWLTLPTATANMINSIGGLLMPVNFYAVLEVTRIIGIAIIAISLPLLWWRFRHTDREALTGITLALGVVVLFVPAALPWYYTWPLAVLSTLWQSRAAIALIAGFSTWIMVIFKPDGSHGMYSWLHVLLATTCAVAAWFWLSRAPEAPAGEPAGQ; this is encoded by the coding sequence ATGACCACCCCGGCATCGATCGAGTCCACCGAGCGTGGTCTCCGCGCGCAGGCAGCCAAACTGCTCGTTTTCGCCGCATCACCGGCGGCGCGCCCGGCCCGGTTGGGCTTCCTCGGGGCGGCGCTGATCACCGCGGGCGGTCTCGGGGCCGGCAGTACCCGTCTGCATGATCCGCTGCTGGAATCGCTGCACATGTCCTGGCTGCGCTTCGGCCACGGCCTGGTGCTGTCCTCGGTACTGCTGTGGGGCGGCGTCGCACTGATGTTGCTGGCCTGGATGTGGCTGGGCCGCCGCGTGGTCGACGGCACCGCCACCCAGTACACGATGCTCGCGACCACCGCATTCTGGTTGACCCCGCTGCTGCTGAGTGCGCCGGTGTTCAGCCGCGACACCTATTCGTACCTGGCGCAGGGCGCGCTGCTGCGGGACGGCTTCGATCCTTACGTCGTCGGGCCGATCGAGAATCAGAACTCGCTGCTCGACGATGTCAGCCCGATCTGGACCACCACCACCGCCCCGTACGGTCCGGCGTTCATCCTGGTGGCCAAATTCGTGACGATGATCGTCGGCAACAATGTCGTCGAGGGCACCATGCTGCTGCGGCTGTGCATGCTGCCGGGGCTGGCCCTGCTGATCTGGGCGACGCCCCGGATCGCCCGCCATATCGGCGCCAACTCGGCAGCGGCACTGTGGATCTGCGTGCTGAACCCGCTGGTGATCATCCACCTGATGGGCGGCGTGCACAACGAGATGCTGATGGTCGGGCTGATGATGGCCGCGATCGCGCTGACCTTCGGCGGCAGACCGATCGTCGGGGTGGGCTTCATCGCCACCGCGGTGGCGGTCAAAGCCACCGCGGGCATCGCGCTGCCCTTCATGGTGTGGGTGTGGATGCGACGACTGCGCGACACCCGCGGCTACCGGCCGGTGCCGGCCTTCGCCTTCGCGACCGCGGCGTCGATCGCCATCTTCGGCGCGGTGTTCGCGGTGCTCTCCCTGCTGGCCGGGGTCGGCCTGGGATGGCTGACGGCCCTTGCCGGTTCGGTGAAGATCATCAACTGGCTCACCCTGCCCACCGCGACGGCCAACATGATCAACTCGATCGGCGGGCTGCTGATGCCGGTCAACTTCTACGCCGTGCTGGAAGTCACCCGCATCATCGGCATCGCGATCATCGCGATCTCACTTCCCTTGCTGTGGTGGCGTTTCCGGCACACCGACCGTGAGGCGCTGACCGGGATAACGCTGGCGCTCGGGGTGGTGGTGCTGTTTGTGCCCGCCGCGCTGCCCTGGTACTACACCTGGCCGCTGGCGGTGCTGTCCACGCTGTGGCAGAGCCGCGCCGCGATCGCGTTGATCGCCGGTTTCTCGACGTGGATCATGGTGATCTTCAAGCCCGACGGGTCGCACGGTATGTACTCGTGGCTGCACGTGCTGCTCGCCACCACGTGCGCGGTGGCGGCCTGGTTCTGGCTGTCGCGGGCCCCGGAGGCGCCCGCGGGTGAGCCCGCCGGCCAGTAG
- the rsmH gene encoding 16S rRNA (cytosine(1402)-N(4))-methyltransferase RsmH: MTLFATSSDHQARATRPLSEPALAYFPDARSAPSDRDPGAGAPLPDRGAAVPDDHDHGHVPVLIDRCVELLRPALTRHHPDGAGAVLVDATLGAGGHTERFLTELPGLHVVGLDRDPNALRIATARLAPFGDRFRSVRTRYDGYWAERDEVTVDGVLFDLGVSSMQLDLVDRGFSYANDAPLDMRMDPDAELTAADILNTYDERALTRVLREYGEERFASRIASRIVKRRARQPLRTTAELVELLYDAIPAATRRTGGHPAKRTFQALRIAVNAELDSLRDALPASLAALSAGGRIVVMSYQSLEDKIVKALFAAATASRTPPGLPVELPGYEAEFVSLTRGAEQADADEIERNPRSASVRLRALEKVAGKEVS, translated from the coding sequence ATGACACTCTTCGCGACATCATCTGACCATCAAGCCCGTGCAACGAGGCCTCTGTCCGAACCGGCCCTGGCGTACTTCCCCGACGCCAGGTCCGCACCCTCGGACAGGGACCCCGGTGCAGGGGCGCCCCTTCCCGACAGGGGAGCCGCAGTGCCTGACGATCACGATCATGGCCACGTCCCCGTCCTCATCGACCGCTGTGTCGAGCTCCTGAGGCCGGCGCTGACCCGTCACCACCCCGACGGCGCCGGCGCCGTCCTGGTCGACGCCACCCTGGGGGCCGGCGGGCACACCGAACGTTTCCTCACCGAATTGCCCGGTCTGCATGTCGTCGGGCTGGACCGCGACCCCAACGCGCTGCGCATCGCCACCGCCCGGCTGGCGCCCTTCGGTGACCGGTTTCGGTCCGTCCGCACCCGCTACGACGGCTACTGGGCCGAGCGGGACGAGGTGACGGTCGACGGAGTGCTTTTCGACCTCGGGGTGTCCTCGATGCAGCTGGATCTTGTCGACCGTGGTTTTTCCTATGCCAACGATGCCCCGCTGGACATGCGGATGGACCCCGACGCCGAACTCACCGCTGCCGACATCCTCAACACCTATGACGAGCGCGCGCTGACCCGGGTGCTGCGCGAATACGGTGAGGAGCGGTTCGCCTCCCGGATCGCGTCGCGCATCGTCAAACGCCGCGCACGGCAACCGTTGCGCACCACCGCCGAACTGGTGGAGCTGCTCTACGATGCGATCCCGGCCGCGACCCGGCGCACCGGTGGGCATCCGGCCAAGCGCACCTTCCAGGCGTTGCGGATCGCGGTGAACGCCGAACTCGACTCATTGCGCGACGCCCTACCGGCCTCGCTGGCGGCACTGTCCGCCGGCGGGCGCATCGTGGTGATGTCCTACCAGTCCCTGGAGGACAAGATCGTCAAGGCGCTGTTCGCCGCCGCCACCGCGTCCCGCACGCCGCCCGGACTTCCGGTCGAATTGCCGGGCTACGAGGCCGAATTCGTCTCGCTGACCCGCGGTGCCGAGCAGGCCGACGCCGACGAGATCGAACGAAACCCGCGAAGCGCCTCGGTGCGGCTACGGGCATTGGAAAAGGTTGCCGGAAAGGAAGTCTCATGA
- a CDS encoding DUF3040 domain-containing protein has translation MPLSDHEQRMLDQIESALYAEDPKFASSVRGGNLRAPSARRRLQGVALFVLGLAMLVCGVAINATWIGGLPILSVIGFIVMFGGVVFAITGSRASGPVDKSAPSSGSVRAKRGKSPGGSFTSRMEDRFRRRFDE, from the coding sequence ATGCCACTCTCCGATCATGAGCAGCGCATGCTCGACCAGATTGAAAGCGCGCTCTATGCCGAAGACCCCAAATTTGCCTCCAGTGTTCGGGGTGGCAATCTGCGGGCACCCTCGGCGCGTCGTCGGTTGCAGGGTGTCGCCCTCTTCGTCCTGGGTCTTGCGATGCTGGTGTGCGGCGTCGCCATCAATGCGACGTGGATCGGCGGTCTGCCGATCCTCTCGGTCATCGGGTTCATCGTGATGTTCGGTGGTGTCGTGTTCGCGATCACCGGTTCCCGCGCGTCCGGACCGGTCGACAAGTCGGCCCCGTCCTCGGGATCGGTGCGCGCCAAGCGCGGCAAGAGTCCCGGCGGGTCCTTCACCAGTCGTATGGAGGATCGCTTCCGCCGTCGCTTCGACGAATAG
- a CDS encoding peptidoglycan D,D-transpeptidase FtsI family protein — translation MSRRTQEHAATDRRIRRPEPQTGLRSSSFVFRHRAGNVVIFLVLVVAAAQLFNLQISNAAGLRAEAAGQLKVTDVQKAVRGSIVDRNDDKLAFTIEARALTFQPVKVRKQLEEEKAKDPDEPDPDTRLREIATEIATRLNNKPDVKTLLGKLTSKDTFAYLARAVDPAVAEAIMEKFPEVGSERQDIRQYPGGSLAANIVGGIDWDGHGLLGLEDSMDAKLAGTDGSVTYDRGSDGVMIPGSMRNRHEAVDGSTVQLTLDDDIQFYVQQQVQQAKDVSGAGNVSAVVLDAKTGEVLAMANDNTFDPSQDIGRQGNRQMGNPAVASPFEPGSVNKIVTAATAIEMGLTNPDEVLSVPGSIDMGGVTVKDAWNHGVDQYTTTGVFGKSSNVGTLMLAQRIGPERFAEMLAKFGLGERTGVGLPGESAGLVPPIDQWSGSSFANLPIGQGLSMTLLQMAGMYQAVANDGVRIPPRIVKAVIAADGTRTAEQAPEGVRVVSAETAAAVRNMLRATVQRDPRGVQQGTGWQAAVEGYQIAGKTGTAQQINPNCGCYYDDHYWITFAGMAPSDSPRYVIGIMADNPHRTADGQPGTTMAPLFHNIAAWLLQRENVPLSADPGPPLTLQAT, via the coding sequence ATGAGCCGGAGGACGCAGGAACATGCCGCGACCGACCGGCGCATCCGTCGTCCCGAGCCCCAGACAGGTTTGCGCAGTTCGTCCTTCGTGTTCCGGCACCGTGCGGGAAATGTCGTCATCTTCCTGGTCCTGGTGGTCGCCGCCGCGCAGCTGTTCAACCTGCAGATCTCCAATGCCGCCGGGCTGCGCGCCGAGGCCGCGGGCCAGCTGAAGGTCACCGACGTGCAGAAAGCGGTGCGCGGCAGCATCGTCGACCGCAACGACGACAAGTTGGCCTTCACCATCGAGGCGCGCGCGCTGACCTTCCAGCCCGTCAAGGTGCGCAAGCAGCTGGAGGAGGAGAAGGCCAAGGATCCCGACGAGCCGGACCCGGACACCCGGCTGCGCGAGATCGCGACCGAGATCGCGACCCGGCTGAACAACAAGCCCGATGTGAAAACCCTGCTGGGCAAGCTCACCAGCAAGGACACCTTCGCCTACCTGGCCCGCGCGGTCGATCCGGCTGTCGCCGAGGCGATCATGGAGAAGTTCCCCGAGGTGGGCTCCGAGCGTCAGGACATCCGCCAGTACCCCGGTGGTTCGCTGGCCGCCAATATCGTCGGCGGAATCGACTGGGACGGACACGGTCTGCTGGGTCTGGAAGACTCGATGGACGCCAAGCTGGCCGGTACCGACGGCTCGGTCACCTACGACCGCGGCTCGGACGGCGTGATGATCCCGGGCAGCATGCGCAACCGGCACGAGGCCGTGGACGGTTCCACCGTCCAGCTGACCCTCGACGACGATATCCAGTTCTACGTGCAGCAACAGGTCCAGCAGGCCAAGGACGTGTCCGGGGCCGGCAATGTGTCCGCCGTCGTCCTGGACGCCAAGACCGGTGAGGTGCTGGCGATGGCGAACGACAACACCTTCGACCCTTCCCAGGACATCGGCAGACAGGGCAACCGGCAGATGGGCAATCCCGCCGTCGCCTCGCCGTTCGAGCCGGGCTCGGTGAACAAGATCGTCACCGCCGCCACGGCCATCGAGATGGGATTGACCAATCCCGACGAGGTGCTCTCGGTGCCGGGTTCCATCGACATGGGCGGCGTCACGGTCAAGGACGCGTGGAACCACGGCGTCGACCAGTACACCACCACCGGGGTATTCGGGAAGTCCTCCAACGTCGGCACCCTGATGCTGGCGCAGCGTATTGGCCCCGAACGTTTCGCCGAGATGCTGGCCAAGTTCGGGCTGGGCGAGCGCACCGGTGTCGGGCTGCCCGGTGAAAGCGCCGGTCTGGTGCCGCCCATCGATCAGTGGTCGGGCAGCTCCTTCGCCAACCTGCCTATCGGACAGGGACTTTCGATGACCTTGCTGCAGATGGCGGGCATGTACCAGGCCGTCGCCAATGACGGGGTGCGCATCCCGCCGCGGATCGTCAAGGCCGTCATCGCGGCCGACGGCACCCGGACCGCCGAGCAGGCGCCCGAGGGCGTGCGGGTGGTGTCCGCGGAAACCGCGGCCGCGGTGCGCAACATGCTGCGCGCCACCGTGCAACGTGACCCGCGGGGCGTGCAGCAGGGCACCGGCTGGCAGGCGGCCGTGGAGGGCTACCAGATCGCCGGCAAGACAGGCACCGCTCAGCAGATCAACCCGAACTGCGGCTGCTACTACGACGATCACTACTGGATCACCTTCGCCGGGATGGCGCCCTCGGACAGTCCGCGTTACGTCATCGGCATCATGGCCGACAACCCGCACCGCACCGCGGACGGTCAGCCGGGCACCACCATGGCCCCGCTGTTCCACAACATCGCGGCGTGGTTGCTACAGCGCGAGAACGTGCCGCTGTCGGCCGATCCCGGTCCGCCGCTGACGCTGCAGGCCACCTGA
- a CDS encoding GNAT family N-acetyltransferase, which produces MATYLVDLSADVMRERLSEALTVYVEAMRYPRGTEEQRASMWLEHTRRVGWKAVAALNGTDLLGVAYGYSGAPDQWWQQQVVHGLRRTGTDPERTERLLGDYFELTELHIHPRAQGHGLGEALARRLLAGRPEAHVLLSTPEINGEANRAWRLYRRLGFGDVIRDYHFAGDPRAFAILGRSLPLD; this is translated from the coding sequence TTGGCGACATATCTGGTGGACCTCTCGGCAGATGTGATGCGTGAGCGCCTGTCCGAGGCACTGACGGTCTACGTCGAGGCGATGCGATATCCGCGCGGGACCGAGGAACAGCGGGCCTCGATGTGGCTGGAGCACACCCGCCGGGTGGGTTGGAAGGCCGTGGCGGCGCTCAACGGCACCGACCTGCTCGGCGTCGCCTACGGCTACAGCGGAGCACCCGACCAGTGGTGGCAGCAGCAGGTGGTGCACGGCTTGCGCCGCACCGGCACCGACCCCGAGCGCACAGAACGGCTGCTCGGCGACTATTTCGAGCTCACCGAACTACACATCCATCCCCGCGCCCAGGGGCACGGACTCGGCGAGGCCCTGGCCCGGCGGCTGCTCGCCGGGCGTCCCGAAGCGCATGTGCTGCTGTCCACGCCGGAGATCAACGGTGAGGCGAACCGTGCCTGGCGGCTCTACCGTCGACTCGGATTCGGCGATGTCATCCGCGACTATCACTTCGCCGGTGACCCGCGGGCCTTCGCCATCCTGGGCCGGTCACTGCCCCTGGACTGA
- a CDS encoding LppM family (lipo)protein, with protein MCSGRHRLPALVLLLLILVPLAVGCVRVRASITVSPDDRVSGQIVAAAIPRDDDDKGPQLLNSLPFSNKVAVSRYERGDYVGSQAVFSDLTFAELPQLANMNRDAAGVDISLRRAGDLVILEGRVDLTSLSDPEADVSLSVSFPGQVTSTNGDQISTEVVEWKLKPGVVTTMNAQARYTDPSARSFTAAAIWLGIGSMLVAGVIGAVAWMSRDQSPRVGEPDKAS; from the coding sequence GTGTGCTCCGGCCGCCACCGGCTCCCCGCCCTGGTCCTGTTGCTGCTGATCCTCGTTCCGCTGGCCGTGGGCTGCGTGCGGGTGCGCGCCTCGATCACGGTGTCGCCCGACGACCGGGTGTCCGGCCAGATCGTTGCCGCCGCCATCCCCCGCGACGACGACGACAAGGGGCCTCAGTTGCTGAACTCCCTGCCGTTCAGCAACAAGGTGGCGGTCTCCAGGTACGAGCGCGGCGATTACGTGGGCTCGCAGGCGGTGTTCTCCGATCTGACCTTCGCCGAGCTACCACAGCTGGCCAATATGAACCGCGATGCGGCGGGGGTGGACATCTCCCTGCGCCGAGCCGGTGACCTGGTCATTCTGGAGGGCCGCGTGGACCTCACCTCGCTCAGCGATCCCGAGGCCGACGTATCGCTGAGCGTGTCCTTCCCAGGACAGGTGACCTCCACCAACGGCGACCAGATCTCCACCGAGGTCGTGGAGTGGAAACTCAAGCCCGGCGTGGTGACCACGATGAATGCCCAGGCCCGCTACACCGACCCGAGTGCGCGCTCGTTCACCGCCGCGGCGATCTGGCTGGGCATCGGATCCATGCTCGTGGCCGGCGTCATCGGCGCGGTGGCGTGGATGAGCCGCGATCAGTCCCCGCGCGTCGGAGAACCCGACAAGGCAAGCTGA
- the idsA2 gene encoding bifunctional (2E,6E)-farnesyl/geranyl diphosphate synthase, with product MDTAAPSAAELVNAVIVQLREYLADRRRDAAYIGPEYAELTAALEEFVLRGGKRVRPAFAYWGWRAVAGEDRQSDTQALRLFSALELLHACALAHDDVIDASATRRGLPTVHRHFAELHRTNNWHGSPEQFGLSAAILLGDLSLVWADDIVATADLPPDAHLRVHKVWADIRTEVLGGQYLDIVAESSGADSVASAMNVNTYKTASYTVSRPLQLGAAAAADRPDVQAVFHQIGTDLGVAFQLRDDVLGVFGDPLVTGKPSGDDLRSGKRTVLLAEAVELAERTDPAAAKLLRESIGTELTDVAVKEVCSAIESVGALAAVESRIDMLNRRALAALNEAQIDPQAKIGLAELASLASNRSA from the coding sequence GTGGATACAGCGGCACCGTCGGCCGCCGAGTTGGTGAACGCCGTGATCGTGCAGTTGCGTGAGTACCTCGCCGACCGCCGACGCGATGCCGCCTACATCGGCCCCGAGTACGCCGAGCTGACAGCAGCCCTGGAAGAGTTCGTCCTGCGCGGCGGCAAACGGGTACGACCGGCCTTCGCCTACTGGGGCTGGCGTGCGGTCGCGGGTGAGGACCGGCAATCCGACACCCAGGCGCTGCGCCTGTTCTCCGCCCTGGAACTGCTGCACGCCTGCGCGCTCGCCCACGACGATGTGATCGACGCGTCGGCCACCCGGCGCGGACTTCCCACCGTGCACCGGCATTTCGCCGAGCTGCACCGCACCAACAACTGGCACGGCTCGCCGGAGCAGTTCGGCCTGTCGGCCGCCATCCTGCTCGGTGACCTGTCGCTGGTGTGGGCCGACGATATCGTGGCCACCGCCGATCTGCCCCCCGATGCACACCTGCGCGTGCACAAGGTGTGGGCCGATATCCGTACCGAGGTGCTGGGCGGGCAGTACCTCGATATCGTCGCCGAATCCAGCGGTGCGGACTCGGTGGCCTCGGCGATGAACGTCAACACCTACAAGACCGCCTCCTACACCGTGTCGCGCCCGCTGCAGCTGGGTGCGGCCGCCGCGGCCGACCGCCCGGACGTGCAGGCTGTCTTCCATCAGATCGGCACCGACCTCGGGGTGGCGTTCCAGCTGCGCGACGACGTGCTCGGGGTGTTCGGCGACCCGCTGGTGACCGGCAAACCGTCCGGGGACGACCTGCGTTCCGGTAAGCGCACCGTCTTGCTGGCCGAGGCGGTCGAACTGGCCGAACGCACCGACCCGGCGGCGGCCAAACTGCTGCGCGAGTCGATCGGCACCGAGTTGACCGATGTCGCCGTCAAAGAGGTGTGCTCGGCCATCGAATCGGTCGGGGCGCTGGCGGCGGTGGAGAGCCGCATCGACATGCTGAACCGCCGCGCCCTGGCGGCGCTGAACGAGGCCCAGATCGACCCGCAGGCCAAGATCGGCCTCGCCGAGCTGGCCAGTCTGGCGTCGAACCGGTCCGCCTGA
- the mraZ gene encoding division/cell wall cluster transcriptional repressor MraZ, translating to MFLGTYTPKLDDKGRLTLPAKFRDALAGGLMVTKSQDHSLAVYPRSEFEKLAEKAMSASRSDPQARAYVRNLAAGADEQHPDAQGRITLSAEHRRYANLSKECVVTGSLGHLEIWDAQAWQQYQETHEETFSAASDDTLRDII from the coding sequence ATGTTTCTCGGCACCTACACGCCCAAGCTCGACGACAAAGGGCGGCTCACACTGCCCGCGAAGTTCCGCGACGCACTGGCAGGAGGGTTGATGGTCACCAAAAGTCAAGATCACAGCCTGGCCGTGTACCCGCGGTCGGAGTTCGAAAAGCTGGCCGAGAAGGCGATGTCGGCATCGCGCAGCGACCCGCAGGCCCGTGCCTATGTGCGGAATCTGGCGGCCGGTGCCGATGAGCAGCATCCCGACGCGCAGGGCCGGATCACCCTGTCGGCCGAGCATCGCCGGTACGCCAACCTGTCCAAGGAATGCGTGGTGACGGGCTCGCTCGGTCACCTGGAGATCTGGGACGCACAGGCTTGGCAGCAGTACCAGGAGACCCACGAAGAGACCTTCTCCGCGGCCAGCGATGACACTCTTCGCGACATCATCTGA
- a CDS encoding protein kinase domain-containing protein: MTSMDTYQRADPLIGAALEGRYRVDAVIATGGMSTVYRGLDTRLDRPVALKVMDSRYCGDIQFLTRFQREAKAVARLKGDGLVAVYDQGGGAPGDEPPFLVMELIDGGTLRELLRERGPMPPHAVAAVLRPICHGLGVAHAAGLVHRDVKPENVLISDDGEVKIADFGLVRAVAEAGITSTSVILGTAAYLSPEQVGTGESDPRSDVYAVGILAYELLTGRTPFTGDSALSVAYQRMDNDVPPPSSAIAGVPAQFDALVRRATDRDPAVRFADAAELGDALEEVIAELGLPAFRVPAPSQSAQHRAATAFHSRVQPDPSTDRHPPAGARAPDPRRDTRVFSPAELPLPDEREYQPLTGQFAGIDLEQFHWARQRSKRVLAAWVVTVLILAGLLAVGAWTLGNNLATLI, translated from the coding sequence ATGACTTCGATGGACACCTACCAGCGAGCCGACCCGCTCATCGGTGCCGCGCTGGAGGGCCGCTACCGCGTCGACGCCGTCATCGCCACCGGCGGGATGTCGACGGTGTACCGCGGCCTGGACACCCGGCTGGACCGGCCGGTGGCGCTCAAGGTGATGGACTCACGCTACTGCGGGGACATCCAGTTCCTCACCCGCTTCCAGCGCGAGGCCAAGGCGGTGGCCCGGTTGAAGGGCGACGGTCTGGTCGCCGTCTACGACCAGGGCGGTGGGGCCCCCGGCGACGAACCGCCGTTTCTGGTCATGGAATTGATCGACGGGGGCACCCTGCGCGAACTGCTGCGTGAACGCGGACCGATGCCCCCGCACGCGGTCGCCGCCGTGCTGCGGCCGATCTGCCACGGCCTGGGGGTGGCGCATGCCGCCGGACTGGTGCACCGCGATGTGAAGCCGGAGAACGTGCTGATCTCGGATGACGGTGAGGTCAAGATCGCCGATTTCGGTCTGGTGCGGGCGGTCGCGGAGGCCGGCATCACCTCGACCAGCGTCATCTTGGGCACGGCCGCCTACCTGTCCCCCGAGCAGGTCGGCACCGGCGAATCGGACCCGCGCAGCGATGTCTACGCGGTGGGAATCCTGGCCTATGAGCTGCTCACCGGGCGCACCCCGTTCACCGGGGACAGCGCGCTGTCGGTGGCCTACCAGCGGATGGACAACGATGTGCCGCCGCCGAGTTCGGCGATCGCCGGGGTGCCCGCACAGTTCGACGCCCTGGTCCGCCGGGCCACCGACCGTGACCCGGCCGTCCGGTTCGCCGACGCCGCCGAACTCGGCGATGCACTCGAAGAGGTCATCGCCGAACTCGGATTGCCCGCGTTCCGGGTCCCCGCGCCCAGCCAGTCGGCCCAGCACCGCGCTGCCACCGCGTTCCACAGTCGGGTCCAGCCCGACCCCAGCACCGACCGGCATCCACCCGCCGGCGCGCGCGCACCGGATCCCCGGCGCGATACGCGGGTCTTCTCCCCCGCCGAGTTACCGCTGCCCGATGAGCGCGAATATCAGCCCCTCACAGGCCAATTCGCCGGAATAGACCTCGAACAGTTCCATTGGGCGCGTCAGCGCAGCAAACGGGTGCTGGCGGCCTGGGTGGTCACCGTGCTCATCCTGGCCGGGCTGCTGGCCGTCGGCGCCTGGACGCTGGGCAATAATCTGGCGACCCTGATCTGA